A section of the Candidatus Margulisiibacteriota bacterium genome encodes:
- a CDS encoding LemA family protein, whose protein sequence is MSKKWIWIIGIIAAAVIIGGWVIGVYNNLVGMDVSVKASWAQVENQYQRRLDLIPNLVETVKGYKIHETEAIKNVSDARARLAGAASTSDKVSAANGLEGALSRLLMIVENYPNLKADANFRQLSDSLEGTENRIAVERMRYNETVKNYNIAVRRFPTSIFAGMFGFDREKTLFKAAEGANEVPKVKF, encoded by the coding sequence ATGTCGAAAAAATGGATCTGGATAATAGGGATAATAGCCGCGGCAGTCATAATAGGGGGCTGGGTGATAGGTGTATATAATAATCTTGTCGGAATGGATGTGTCGGTAAAGGCCTCCTGGGCCCAGGTAGAGAACCAGTACCAGAGAAGGCTGGACCTTATCCCAAACCTGGTGGAAACGGTCAAAGGGTACAAAATACACGAGACAGAAGCCATCAAGAATGTGTCTGACGCAAGGGCAAGGCTGGCAGGGGCTGCTTCTACAAGCGACAAAGTTAGCGCTGCCAACGGGCTCGAAGGAGCTCTTTCGAGGCTTTTGATGATCGTGGAAAATTATCCAAATCTTAAAGCGGATGCCAACTTCAGGCAGCTGAGCGATTCACTAGAAGGGACCGAGAACAGGATAGCCGTTGAGAGGATGAGGTATAACGAGACCGTTAAGAACTACAACATCGCAGTAAGAAGGTTCCCTACAAGCATTTTTGCGGGCATGTTCGGGTTTGACAGAGAAAAAACCCTGTTCAAGGCCGCGGAAGGTGCAAATGAAGTCCCAAAGGTAAAATTCTAA
- a CDS encoding leucyl aminopeptidase produces the protein MKILFDSGEITKIKCGALAVGVFEGAVKPSAAAAGLDKAIGGLIESLIAKKEISGKEKTLTVIHTHDRIAPERVIVAGLGKRDGFDADKARAAAAQLVQEAKKLKVEELAVSLAGFCPSSPSEAVLKALVEGFYIGQYEFEGYKSSREEEKTELGQVTIAVADAKDIKKYAAAAQTTAVICEAVNKARELADHPSNKLTPSIFEKTAKKAAESAGLEIEVLGKKEMQQLKMGGLLAVARGSTEEPKMITLKYFGNKNSKEVIALIGKGITFDSGGISLKPSNKMEEMKHDMAGAAAVLYAIEAAALLRLKKNVIAVMPLTENMPDGGALKPGDVINTMDGKTLEIISTDAEGRMILADGITYAKKLGATKLIDIATLTGACVSALGDVATGVLGNDQRFVDEVIEAGKASGEKLWQLPLYPEYKEYLKSSVADIKNCSNMGKAGTSTAAVFLKEFVGETPWVHMDIAGTVVLDRQIGPYSKGATGAGVFSMVNYLAKS, from the coding sequence ATGAAGATCTTGTTTGACAGCGGGGAGATCACAAAAATAAAATGCGGCGCTCTGGCCGTGGGCGTTTTTGAGGGCGCAGTTAAGCCGTCGGCAGCGGCGGCGGGCCTGGATAAGGCGATCGGGGGCTTGATAGAGAGCCTTATCGCAAAGAAAGAGATCTCCGGCAAAGAAAAAACGCTTACCGTAATACATACCCATGACAGGATCGCTCCAGAAAGGGTGATCGTCGCAGGGCTTGGCAAAAGGGACGGCTTTGACGCTGACAAGGCAAGGGCGGCTGCGGCTCAGCTAGTTCAAGAGGCGAAAAAATTAAAGGTTGAAGAGCTTGCAGTGTCGCTGGCAGGCTTTTGCCCTTCCTCTCCTTCCGAGGCGGTTCTGAAGGCCCTTGTAGAAGGGTTTTACATAGGACAGTACGAATTTGAAGGGTATAAGAGCAGCAGGGAAGAGGAGAAGACCGAACTTGGTCAAGTTACGATAGCCGTTGCCGACGCAAAAGATATCAAAAAATATGCCGCGGCAGCTCAAACAACCGCAGTAATATGTGAGGCAGTTAACAAGGCCCGCGAACTGGCAGATCATCCCTCCAACAAGCTCACCCCTTCTATTTTTGAAAAGACAGCAAAAAAAGCGGCTGAGTCCGCCGGTCTGGAAATAGAAGTCCTGGGCAAAAAAGAGATGCAGCAGCTTAAAATGGGCGGCCTCCTTGCCGTGGCCAGGGGCAGTACAGAAGAGCCCAAAATGATAACTCTTAAATACTTTGGGAACAAGAATTCAAAAGAGGTCATTGCTCTAATAGGCAAGGGGATCACTTTTGATTCGGGAGGCATTTCCCTTAAGCCTTCGAACAAGATGGAAGAGATGAAGCACGATATGGCCGGGGCGGCGGCGGTATTGTATGCAATAGAGGCGGCAGCTTTGCTCAGGCTCAAGAAGAATGTGATAGCGGTAATGCCTTTGACGGAGAACATGCCGGACGGAGGGGCGCTAAAGCCCGGGGATGTAATAAATACGATGGACGGCAAGACCCTTGAGATAATCTCTACCGATGCCGAAGGCAGGATGATACTGGCGGACGGCATAACCTATGCAAAAAAACTGGGCGCGACAAAACTTATAGACATTGCCACTTTAACGGGAGCCTGTGTCTCTGCCCTGGGGGATGTGGCGACCGGGGTCCTTGGGAACGATCAGAGATTTGTTGATGAAGTGATCGAAGCAGGAAAGGCATCCGGCGAAAAACTCTGGCAGCTGCCTCTTTATCCGGAGTACAAGGAATACCTCAAAAGTTCTGTTGCAGACATAAAGAACTGCTCAAATATGGGCAAAGCCGGGACCAGCACCGCTGCGGTCTTTCTTAAAGAATTTGTGGGGGAGACCCCATGGGTCCATATGGATATTGCAGGTACCGTGGTCCTTGACAGGCAGATAGGGCCATATTCGAAGGGG
- a CDS encoding TPM domain-containing protein — protein MCSNDPNLKVRLRFCSNRSRHFSVGIFLFLVLFTGTCLSAEIKFPSPVGHVNDFAGIIDPASKEKLSSMAALLKKKTGCELAVATVKSTEPLDPKTYAVKLFEKWKLGEKGKDNGYLILVAEKERRTEIEVGYGLEYLLTDSFCGRVLDEEVVPHFKKGHYGEGLVSGVAALNKRISGNIKDIGKPPAKKGSLIGLLLLAALFVVFAALMGLFDRTKKVSKAVFSALTGAFIGYFIAAAVGAAIGAIIGLAASFGGGGGAIGRGMWMGGGFGGGSFGGGFGGGGGFGGFGGGSSGGGGAGRSW, from the coding sequence ATGTGTAGCAATGACCCGAACCTAAAGGTTCGGCTCCGGTTTTGTTCAAACAGGAGCCGGCACTTCAGTGTCGGGATTTTTCTTTTTCTTGTTCTATTTACCGGAACATGTCTTTCCGCAGAGATTAAATTTCCTTCCCCTGTTGGTCATGTTAACGACTTTGCGGGGATAATAGATCCCGCCTCTAAAGAAAAGCTCTCTTCCATGGCCGCCCTGCTCAAAAAGAAAACCGGCTGCGAACTGGCCGTGGCCACGGTAAAGAGCACTGAGCCTCTTGACCCCAAAACTTATGCGGTAAAACTCTTCGAAAAATGGAAACTTGGTGAAAAAGGCAAGGATAACGGCTATCTTATACTTGTGGCGGAAAAAGAAAGAAGGACGGAGATAGAGGTTGGCTACGGACTTGAATACCTCTTGACCGACTCTTTTTGCGGAAGGGTGCTTGACGAGGAAGTTGTTCCCCACTTCAAGAAGGGACATTATGGAGAAGGGCTGGTCTCAGGTGTTGCTGCTCTCAACAAAAGGATATCCGGCAATATCAAGGATATTGGAAAGCCTCCGGCAAAGAAGGGCTCTTTGATAGGCCTCCTGCTTTTGGCGGCGTTGTTCGTTGTGTTTGCCGCCCTGATGGGGCTTTTTGACAGGACCAAAAAAGTCTCCAAAGCTGTCTTTTCTGCTCTTACAGGAGCCTTTATCGGGTATTTTATTGCTGCCGCGGTTGGCGCTGCCATCGGTGCTATAATTGGTCTGGCCGCTTCTTTTGGAGGAGGCGGAGGCGCCATCGGAAGGGGCATGTGGATGGGCGGCGGGTTTGGCGGAGGCTCCTTTGGAGGAGGTTTTGGCGGCGGAGGCGGGTTCGGAGGCTTTGGAGGCGGATCATCGGGCGGGGGCGGGGCCGGAAGATCTTGGTAG